In a single window of the Dromaius novaehollandiae isolate bDroNov1 chromosome 17, bDroNov1.hap1, whole genome shotgun sequence genome:
- the DGCR8 gene encoding microprocessor complex subunit DGCR8, producing the protein MEKYENVPPLPKEPAREMNVENHTCPPPLPPNEQPPPPPLQTSSDAEVMDVSSGGDGQSDTPAGDTHSICRTQLLTKGSACYKSRLIIDPNSSDQSPRTARHAPSVRKFTPDLKLLKDVKISVSFTESCKSKDRKVLYTGVEQDYKADTDFGINNVNGDLHVCPFAGSNGKAVGTGGENDDKKDDENDTDQEKRVEYAVLDELEDFTDNLMEIDEEGGGFTSKAIVQRDKVDEETLNYSYEDDFDNDVDALLEEGLRAPKTRRLENEKYGGESDHQSDGETSVQPMMTKIKTVLKSRGRPPTEPLPDGWIMTFHNSGIPVYLHRESRVVTWSRPYFLGTGSIRKHDPPLSSIPCLHYKKMKENEEREQNNDITPNGEVSPIKHIDKSSELDCQTEEPDSTAADSGPLDDKDPSGGDAAQGALGQVKAKVEVCKDESVDLEDFRRYLEKRFDFEQVTVKKFRTWAERRQFNREMKRKQAESERPILPANQKLITLSVQDAPTKKEFVINPNGKSEVCILHEYMQRVLKVRPVYNFFECENPSEPFGASVIIDGVTYGAGTASSKKLAKNKAARATLEILIPDFVKQTSEEKPKDSEELEYFNHISIEDSRVYELTSKAGLLSPYQILHECLKRNHGMGDTSIKFEVIPGKNQKSEYVMTCGKHTVRGWCKNKRVGKQLASQKILQLLHPHVKNWGSLLRMYGRESSKMVKQETSDKSVIELQQYAKKNKPNLHILNKLQEEMKKLAQEREETRKKPKMTIVESAQPGSEPLCTVDV; encoded by the exons ATGGAGAAATACGAAAATGTACCTCCCCTCCCTAAAGAACCTGCAAGAGAAATGAATGTGGAGAATCATACTTGTCCCCCACCTCTGCCGCCTAATGAACAGCCTCCACCACCTCCCCTGCAAACGTCCAGTGACGCAGAGGTAATGGACGTTAGCTCTGGTGGTGATGGACAGTCAGATACCCCTGCCGGGGACACGCACAGTATCTGCAGAACACAGCTTCTCACAAAGGGATCTGCCTGCTACAAAAGTCGTCTTATAATAGACCCTAACAGTAGTGACCAAAGCCCAAGAACTGCTCGTCATGCACCTTCAGTTCGAAAGTTCACCCCAGATCTTAAGTTACTTAAGGATGTAAAGATTAGCGTTAGCTTTACGGAAAGCTGTAAAAGCAAAGATAGAAAAGTTCTGTACACTGGAGTTGAGCAAGATTATAAGGCAGATACAGATTTTGGTATTAATAATGTCAATGGGGATTTGCATGTTTGTCCTTTTGCTGGTAGTAATGGTAAAGCTGTAGGAACAGGGGGTGAAAATGATGACAAGAAGGATGATGAAAATGATACTGATCAGGAAAAGAGAGTGGAATATGCAGTTCTGGATGAATTGGAAGATTTTACCGATAATTTGATGGAAATAGATGAAGAAGGAGGAGGGTTCACATCTAAAGCAATTGTTCAAAGAGATAAAGTGGATGAAGAAACCTTGAATTACTCCTACGAG GACGATTTTGATAATGATGTGGATGCTCTTCTGGAAGAGGGTCTTCGAGCACCCAAAACACGGAGACTAGAAAATGAGAAATACGGCGGTGAAAGTGATCACCAGTCTGATGGAGAAACAAGCGTGCAGCCTATGATGACCAAAATTAAAACTGTACTTAAAA GTCGTGGCCGCCCTCCTACAGAACCTTTGCCAGATGGATGGATCATGACATTCCATAACTCAGGCATTCCTGTATATCTGCACAGAGAATCTAGAGTTGTTACCTGGTCTAGACCTTATTTCTTGGGAACAGGAAGCATAAGG aAACATGATCCTCCCCTTAGTAGCATTCCCTGTTTGCAttacaaaaaaatgaaggaaaatgagGAAAGGGAACAAAACAATGACATAACCCCAAATGGGGAAGTATCGCCCATAAAGCACATAGATAAATCTTCAGAACTGGACTGCCAAACAGAAGAGCCAGATTCCACTGCTGCTGATTCTGGGCCTTTAGATGACAAAGACCCCTCAGGGGGAGATGCAGCACAAGGAGCCTTAGGACAAGTTAAGGCCAAAGTTGAAGTATGTAAAGATGAATCTGTAG ACCTGGAGGATTTTAGACGCTACCTGGAAAAGCGTTTTGACTTTGAACAAGTTACTGTAAAGAAGTTCAGAACCTGGGCCGAGAGACGGCAATTCAATCGTGAAATGAAGCGGAAGCAGGCAGAATCGGAGCGGCCTATTCTGCCTGCCAATCAGAAACTCATTACCTTGTCTGTGCAGGACGCACCCACAAAGAAAG AGTTTGTCATTAATCCCAATGGGAAGTCTGAAGTTTGCATACTGCATGAATATATGCAACGAGTCCTAAAGGTTCGCCCTGTTTACAATTTCTTTGAATGTG AGAACCCAAGTGAGCCTTTTGGAGCCTCAGTGATTATTGATGGAGTGACTTATGGGGCTGGAACTGCCAGCAGCAAAAAACTTGCCAAGAATAAAGCTG CTCGAGCTACACTGGAAATCCTTATTCCTGACTTTGTTAAACAGACCTCTGAGGAGAAGCCCAAAGACAGTGAAGAACTTGAG TATTTTAACCATATCAGTATTGAGGACTCACGGGTATATGAACTGACCAGTAAAGCTGGACTCTTGTCTCCATATCAGATTCTCCATGAGTGCCTTAAAAG AAACCATGGAATGGGTGACACATCCATAAAGTTTGAAGTGATTCCTGGTAAAAATCAGAAGAGTGAATATGTCATGACTTGTGGCAAGCACACAGTGCGAGGCTGGT GCAAAAACAAAAGAGTGGGGAAACAATTAGCTTCTCAGAAAATCCTACAGCTACTGCATCCACATGTGAAAAATTGGGGCTCTCTTTTGCGTATGTATGGTAGAGAGAGTAGCAAGATGGTTAAACAG GAAACATCTGATAAAAGCGTGATAGAACTTCAGCAGTATGCCAAAAAGAACAAGCCAAATCTGCACATCCTGAACAAGttacaggaagaaatgaaaaaactgGCACAAGAAAGA gAGGAAACACGAAAGAAACCCAAGATGACAATAGTAGAATCAGCTCAGCCTGGTAGTGAACCTCTGTGTACTGTTGATGTGTAA
- the TRMT2A gene encoding LOW QUALITY PROTEIN: tRNA (uracil-5-)-methyltransferase homolog A (The sequence of the model RefSeq protein was modified relative to this genomic sequence to represent the inferred CDS: deleted 1 base in 1 codon) — MEEESGRHGPETVAAPLAEAKDAAESEAKQDGGEGSRAASPSAGPDVYRYIKGDLFTSEIYKVEIQNLPKYIGFNDVKKFLAKYGLNPHKIKLFGKQTFAFVTFKSEEERDKALKVLHGVLWKSRRLSVRLAKPKADPIAKKRKKEEEETEMREVKQLALSKPGEEEPLSKQIADVVTPLWKVPYEEQLARKKRDCEQVLQKLTKEIGNNNRAFLPWLFVQKQKYNKMCCPVEGVKASPLQTEYRNKCEFLIGTGVNQEDKTVGCRLGKYKGGTCAVVEPFDTIHIPAVAKKVVKAFQDYIRSTPYSVYSPETYEGHWKQLTVRTSRNDHIMAIVYFNPQKLSKEELADLKISLAKYFTEGMGKDSGVTSLYFVEEGQRKSPNLEDLPLEHVAGDKYIYEELLGLKFRISPHAFFQVNTRAAEVLYTAIREWAQLNQESTVLDICCGTGTIGISFAKEVKKVIGIELCQEAVQDARVNAQINELNNIEFYCGKAEDVVPSLINVLAPQNLITIVDPPRAGLHSKVILAIRRAEHLKKLIYVSCNPRAAMNNFVDLCRAPSNRVKGASFRPVKAMAVDLFPQTRHCELLIFFERAEYANGSSAEAMLDATPVTLAGCDSECLDSTDASNIDASQTTSVDTDTAFKESEST; from the exons ATGGAGGAGGAGAGCGGTCGCCACGGCCCCGAGACAGTCGCGGCGCCTTTGGCTGAAGCTAAAGACGCGGCCGAGTCGGAAGCCAAGCAAGATGGAGGCGAGGGGAGCCGGGCAGCGAGTCCCTCAGCCGGCCCCGATGTGTACAGATACATTAAAGGAGACTTGTTCACCTCCGAGATCTATAAAGTAGAAATACAGAACCTCCCGAAATACATCGGGTTTAATGACGTAAAAAAATTTCTTGCCAAATACGGACTCAATCCGCACAAGATAAAACTTTTCGGGAAACAGACCTTTGCGTTCGTGACGTTTAAGAGCGAGGAGGAGAGGGACAAAGCTCTGAAGGTTCTCCACGGGGTCCTGTGGAAGAGCCGGCGCTTGAGCGTCAGGCTTGCAAAGCCGAAGGCTGACCCGATTGCGAAAAAAcggaagaaggaggaagaggagaccGAGATGAGAGAGGTGAAGCAGCTGGCGCTGTCAAAGCCCGGGGAAGAGGAGCCCCTTAGCAAGCAGATAGCGGACGTGGTGACCCCGCTGTGGAAGGTGCCCTACGAGGAGCAGCTGGCGAGAAAGAAGCGAGACTGCGAGCAAGTGCTGCAGAAGCTGACAAA GGAAATAGGAAATAACAACAGAGCATTTTTGCCTTGGCTGTTCGTGCAAAAGCAGAAGTATAATAAAATGTGTTGCCCAGTAGAGGGGGTGAAAGCATCACCATTACAG ACTGAATATCGCAACAAGTGTGAGTTCTTGATTGGGACTGGTGTAAATCAAGAAGACAAAACCGTGGGTTGTCGTCTTGGCAAATACAAGGGTGGTACATGTGCTGTAGTGGAGCCATTTGACACTATTCACATTCCTGCTGTTGCCAAAAAAGTAGTAAAAGCTTTTCAAGACTACATAAG GTCAACGCCATACTCAGTTTACAGCCCAGAAACCTACGAAGGCCACTGGAAACAGCTCACAGTCCGTACCAGCAGGAATGACCACATTATGGCAATTGTTTATTTTAATCCTCAG AAATTAAGTAAAGAAGAGCTAGCTGACCTGAAAATCTCTCTGGCAAAGTACTTTACAGAAGGGATGGGAAAGGACAGTGGTGTTACTTCTCTGTACTTTGTGGAAGAAGGCCAAAG AAAATCTCCCAATCTAGAAGACTTGCCTTTGGAGCATGTGGCTGGTGATAAGTACATATATGAAGAACTTCTTGGCCTGAAATTTAGAATTTCCCCTCATGCATTTTTTCAA GTAAATACACGGGCTGCAGAAGTTTTGTATACTGCCATTAGGGAGTGGGCCCAGCTGAACCAAGAGAGTACTGTACTTGACATTTGCTGTGGTACAGGAACTATTGGCATTTCTTTCGCAAAG GAAGTAAAGAAAGTTATTGGAATTGAACTCTGCCAAGAAGCTGTGCAGGATGCCAGAGTGAATGCCCAGATTAATG aactgAATAACATTGAATTTTATTGTGGGAAGGCTGAAGATGTTGTTCCTTCCTTAATTAATGTATTAGCTCCGCAGAACCTGATTACTATTGTAGATCCTCCACGAGCAGGACTTC ATTCTAAGGTAATTCTTGCAATTAGAAGAGCTGAACATCTGAAGAAGCTCATCTATGTATCCTGCAATCCCAGAGCTGCTATGAATAACTTTGTGGA TCTTTGCCGGGCCCCCTCCAATCGAGTCAAAGGAGCCTCTTTCCGTCCAGTTAAAGCAATGGCTGTGGATCTCTTCCCTCAAACCAGGCACTGTGAATTACTGATATTCTTTGAACGGGCTGAATATGCAAATGGAAGCTCTGCTGAAGCAATGCTTGATGCTACTCCAGTCACACTAGCAGGATGTGATTCAGAGTGCTTGGATAGTACAGATGCATCTAACATTGATGCAAGCCAGACAACTTCTGTAGATACAGAT ACTGCATTCAAAGAGAGTGAATCAACTTAA